The Primulina eburnea isolate SZY01 chromosome 13, ASM2296580v1, whole genome shotgun sequence genome includes a region encoding these proteins:
- the LOC140810632 gene encoding protein CDI-like, translating into MSGSRYQHSNGCVEGGISDVFLKDLSNGNANFVNGIEKNGKDFKVFIGYDQREDLAYEVCRYSLLKRASIPVEICPIKQSEMRQKGVYWRERGKLESTEFSFSRFLTPYLANYQGWAMFVDCDFLYLADIKELFDLVDDKYAVMCVQHDYTPKETTKMDGAVQTVYPRKNWSSMVLYNCGHPKNRVLTPEVVNKESGAFLHRFQWLEDDEIGEISFVWNFLVGHNRFVEGDLNTSPKAIHYTLGGPWFEQWKDCEFGDMWLKEMEEYKKSVEKNVD; encoded by the coding sequence ATGTCAGGGTCCAGATATCAGCATTCAAATGGTTGCGTAGAGGGGGGAATTTCTGATGTTTTTTTGAAGGATTTGAGCAATGGCAATGCAAATTTTGTTAATGGGATTGAGAAAAATGGAAAGGATTTCAAGGTATTCATAGGATATGATCAAAGGGAGGATCTTGCTTATGAGGTATGCCGCTATTCTTTGTTGAAGAGAGCTTCAATCCCGGTTGAGATTTGTCCCATCAAGCAATCTGAAATGCGGCAAAAGGGTGTTTACTGGCGTGAGAGGGGTAAATTAGAGAGCACGGAGTTCTCATTTTCCAGATTCTTGACCCCATATTTAGCCAATTATCAAGGATGGGCTATGTTTGTGGATTGTGATTTCTTGTACTTGGCTGATATCAAGGAATTATTTGATTTGGTAGATGATAAATACGCTGTGATGTGTGTACAACACGACTATACGCCTAAAGAAACTACAAAAATGGATGGCGCCGTGCAAACTGTGTACCCGAGAAAGAATTGGTCATCCATGGTGTTGTACAATTGTGGTCACCCAAAGAATCGGGTTTTAACGCCAGAAGTGGTGAACAAGGAGAGTGGTGCATTCCTCCATAGGTTTCAATGGTTGGAGGATGATGAGATTGGGGAGATCTCTTTTGTATGGAATTTCTTGGTGGGGCATAATAGGTTTGTGGAAGGAGACCTGAACACGAGCCCAAAGGCGATACATTATACTCTCGGGGGACCATGGTTCGAGCAATGGAAGGATTGTGAGTTTGGGGATATGTGGTTGAAGGAAATGGAAGAGTATAAGAAGTCTGTTGAGAAGAATGTGGATTAA